Proteins from a genomic interval of Candidatus Nomurabacteria bacterium:
- a CDS encoding DUF348 domain-containing protein, which translates to MTSIFSIHNHQTKVKQHPIRRTSYLVLLLLAVALPLGSRKVFATGFDTTAQLYVDGQILNIARNSKTVKEVIDAAGVKLSDKDIVEPGLETEISDGYKINVYRSVPVTIKDKGAQVEIETAQKTAEGITKEAGIMLNPEDNHEIVPSDISAGDLKPGLTLKVDRADKVNLNLYGAVTEQRTQSKTVKEFLEEKSLSLQEGDILLQSPDQAITDGITVEIKNDSREVLVSDEEIPMPEDLIKDVNKDTGYRQVQSAGYTGQKRVTYEIKKINGKEISRTVVNEEVIKPALKQTTIVGARKVVTSKVSGSSRDWLAAASIPESQWGYVDHIISKESGWNYTARNRSSGAYGLCQALPGSKMASAGSDWQTNPVTQLRWCNSYANARYGGWAGAYSFWLAKRWW; encoded by the coding sequence ATGACGAGCATTTTTAGTATCCATAATCATCAGACAAAAGTTAAACAACACCCAATAAGACGAACATCATACTTAGTATTATTACTCCTTGCAGTGGCCCTACCATTAGGAAGTAGAAAAGTTTTTGCAACTGGTTTTGATACGACGGCTCAATTATATGTTGACGGACAGATCTTAAATATTGCCAGGAATTCAAAAACTGTTAAAGAAGTCATTGACGCAGCAGGAGTTAAACTAAGTGATAAAGATATTGTTGAGCCTGGTCTTGAAACTGAAATAAGTGATGGTTATAAAATTAATGTGTATAGATCGGTTCCAGTAACAATTAAAGATAAGGGCGCTCAAGTCGAAATCGAAACTGCGCAAAAAACTGCTGAAGGCATAACAAAAGAGGCTGGCATTATGCTTAATCCTGAGGATAATCACGAAATAGTCCCTTCTGACATATCTGCAGGAGATCTAAAACCTGGCCTTACATTAAAGGTTGACCGCGCAGATAAAGTTAATCTTAATCTATACGGCGCTGTAACCGAACAAAGAACTCAAAGTAAGACAGTAAAAGAGTTTTTAGAGGAAAAGTCATTAAGTCTACAAGAGGGAGATATATTATTGCAAAGTCCTGATCAGGCAATTACTGACGGGATTACTGTAGAAATAAAAAATGATAGCAGAGAAGTTCTAGTCTCCGATGAGGAAATTCCTATGCCAGAAGATCTAATTAAAGATGTAAATAAAGATACAGGTTATAGACAAGTACAATCTGCTGGTTACACTGGTCAAAAAAGAGTTACTTATGAAATCAAAAAAATAAATGGCAAAGAGATTTCTAGAACAGTTGTAAATGAAGAAGTTATTAAGCCAGCTCTTAAACAAACCACAATAGTCGGAGCAAGAAAGGTTGTAACCTCTAAAGTAAGTGGATCATCCAGAGACTGGTTAGCTGCTGCTAGTATACCAGAGAGTCAGTGGGGCTATGTAGATCATATTATCTCAAAAGAAAGCGGCTGGAATTACACCGCACGAAATCGAAGCTCAGGAGCGTATGGACTATGCCAAGCTTTACCAGGCTCAAAGATGGCCTCTGCAGGTTCAGATTGGCAAACTAATCCAGTTACACAATTAAGATGGTGCAATAGTTATGCAAACGCAAGATATGGCGGTTGGGCTGGTGCTTACAGTTTCTGGTTGGCAAAACGATGGTGGTAG
- a CDS encoding M1 family metallopeptidase: MPSSKRLISQFNPDNYHLELDLDKKNKRFSGKLIINGYKKHKPSYRFTFNQLGLKVTSARIVFNDKKIKKEIEVTRIVHHKKLQELRLHTKEQVKSGKYAIELEYSGKVSTKGTNGFYTSSWLDKKSNQKEILTTQFEPHYARQLLPCIDEPEAKAFFNLQLNLINSSTNEVTLFNTPIKSSSHNNGLRTVRFNTTPKMSTYLLALIVGELKSKENKVDNTLVRVFTTPDKVSSVDFALEFASKSLKFLEEKFGMSYPLEKLDLVAVPDFDAGGMENWGLLTFREDLLLFDKDSSTLADKQMIALIIAHEVAHQWFGNLVTMKWWDELWLKEGFANFIEYYTVDNLYPEWNILEQYLITEKNYAIRMDSLLSSRPIVNKVKAPHHAVDAFDSIAYEKSGSVIRMLFSILREENFLKGLKDYFEKYKFSSATSKDLLLCWQRYTSVDLIKFTEKWLVEPGLPKVDLSVGKNSKQIVLRQSQFLSEDEKKDSLKKIQNDALKLKPNIKKKHKEYYLNNLSNDFNKPNQKLWYIPISFVYSDLNKSQDDFVMQNYIHTIQFPKYRKLPIKLNKRGESFYITSYPIEFLAPITKSAEKGKLNEFEMLNILSDIIALNKAQQFKPGTGAILSTISAIKGSTLNTHFWSLSGGFIASLHHHLKQIGRTSLLNTYIDKLISKQIEDVKFRSSENDSPNTISVRFELLSLASLSQNKKISDQLYQLFVDSKGCIEEIESEKRLLVLYIVAKNGKKKDYNTLLSSYINNMNNPTIRDDLTYGLCVFEGEHFVKRNLMTMLDGTLVKDQDILSWLSQLLSSDLASIKYVLNWILNDNGWNWLETNLSPFDKSSAVKIIISTAFNNKDLAKLKKFFVALNNNQIEKALNESLDIARSRISWHKKELPNALKYLEDNSINS; encoded by the coding sequence ATGCCCAGTAGTAAAAGATTAATATCTCAGTTTAATCCTGATAACTACCACTTAGAATTAGACTTAGACAAGAAAAATAAAAGATTTTCAGGCAAACTTATTATTAATGGCTATAAAAAGCATAAGCCTTCGTATAGGTTTACCTTTAATCAACTAGGCCTGAAAGTTACTTCTGCTAGAATAGTTTTTAATGACAAGAAAATAAAAAAAGAAATTGAAGTAACTAGAATTGTTCACCATAAAAAATTACAGGAATTAAGACTACACACAAAAGAACAAGTTAAATCGGGTAAATATGCCATTGAATTAGAATACTCTGGCAAAGTTAGTACAAAAGGGACTAACGGTTTTTATACAAGTTCTTGGCTTGATAAAAAGAGTAATCAGAAAGAAATATTAACCACTCAGTTTGAACCACACTATGCAAGGCAACTTCTCCCATGTATTGATGAGCCCGAAGCTAAAGCATTTTTTAACCTTCAGTTAAACTTAATAAACTCTTCAACTAATGAGGTCACTCTATTTAATACACCAATTAAAAGCTCTAGTCATAACAATGGACTAAGAACTGTTAGGTTTAATACTACACCTAAAATGAGCACGTATTTGCTCGCCTTAATTGTTGGAGAACTTAAGTCAAAAGAGAATAAAGTTGATAATACTTTAGTAAGAGTTTTTACTACTCCAGATAAGGTTAGTTCAGTAGATTTCGCACTTGAATTTGCCTCTAAAAGTTTAAAATTTTTAGAAGAAAAATTTGGTATGTCATATCCATTAGAAAAATTAGATCTTGTTGCTGTTCCTGACTTTGATGCAGGAGGTATGGAAAACTGGGGTTTGTTGACATTTAGAGAAGACTTACTACTATTTGATAAAGATAGCTCCACGCTTGCTGATAAACAAATGATAGCCCTTATAATAGCTCATGAAGTTGCTCATCAATGGTTCGGCAATTTAGTAACAATGAAGTGGTGGGACGAATTATGGTTAAAGGAAGGCTTTGCAAACTTTATTGAATACTACACTGTCGATAATTTATATCCAGAATGGAATATCTTAGAACAATATTTAATTACAGAAAAGAATTATGCAATTAGAATGGACTCTTTACTTAGCTCACGTCCAATAGTTAATAAAGTCAAAGCACCGCACCATGCTGTCGATGCTTTTGACTCAATAGCATATGAAAAGTCAGGGAGTGTGATCAGAATGCTATTCAGTATATTAAGAGAGGAAAATTTTTTGAAAGGTCTTAAAGATTATTTTGAAAAATATAAATTTAGTTCAGCTACATCAAAAGATTTATTATTATGTTGGCAAAGGTATACAAGTGTTGACTTAATTAAGTTTACAGAAAAATGGTTAGTAGAGCCTGGTCTACCAAAAGTAGATCTCTCAGTCGGCAAGAACAGTAAACAAATTGTTCTTAGACAGTCCCAATTTTTATCAGAGGATGAAAAAAAAGATAGTTTAAAAAAAATACAGAATGACGCTCTTAAGCTTAAGCCTAATATTAAAAAGAAGCATAAAGAATACTATCTAAACAATTTATCAAACGATTTTAATAAACCCAATCAAAAGTTATGGTATATACCAATTAGCTTTGTCTATTCGGACCTAAATAAAAGTCAAGATGATTTTGTTATGCAAAATTATATCCATACAATTCAATTTCCAAAATATAGGAAACTTCCAATTAAACTAAACAAGCGAGGAGAATCATTTTATATCACAAGTTACCCTATAGAATTTCTAGCACCAATCACTAAGTCTGCTGAAAAAGGTAAACTTAATGAATTTGAAATGCTCAATATCTTAAGCGATATTATTGCATTAAATAAAGCCCAGCAGTTTAAACCTGGAACTGGTGCTATCTTGTCAACTATTAGCGCAATAAAGGGCAGCACTCTTAACACTCATTTCTGGAGTCTTTCTGGTGGATTCATTGCATCTCTCCATCATCACTTAAAACAAATAGGAAGAACCAGCTTATTAAATACTTACATAGATAAACTGATTAGTAAGCAAATTGAAGATGTTAAGTTTAGATCTTCTGAAAATGATAGCCCCAATACAATATCAGTTAGATTTGAGCTTTTATCACTAGCCAGTCTCTCTCAAAATAAAAAAATATCGGATCAACTCTACCAATTATTTGTTGATTCAAAAGGGTGTATAGAAGAAATTGAATCAGAAAAGAGACTATTAGTTTTATATATAGTCGCAAAGAATGGTAAGAAAAAAGATTACAATACACTCCTCTCCTCTTACATTAATAATATGAATAACCCAACTATCAGAGATGATCTTACATATGGACTATGCGTGTTTGAGGGGGAGCACTTTGTTAAAAGAAATTTAATGACCATGTTAGACGGTACTCTAGTAAAAGATCAGGACATACTTTCATGGCTATCACAATTATTGAGTTCTGACTTGGCATCTATTAAATATGTACTGAATTGGATCCTAAACGATAATGGATGGAATTGGCTTGAAACAAACTTAAGTCCGTTCGACAAATCGAGTGCAGTAAAAATAATAATCTCTACAGCGTTTAACAATAAAGATCTAGCTAAACTTAAAAAATTTTTTGTAGCCCTAAATAATAACCAAATTGAAAAAGCTCTAAATGAGTCACTTGATATAGCAAGATCACGCATATCATGGCACAAAAAAGAGTTACCTAATGCATTAAAATATCTCGAGGATAACAGTATTAACAGCTAA
- a CDS encoding thioredoxin domain-containing protein — protein MNKKFWIIFVVLVLAVFGYAIYSSKKNDSTTRKIADPSLVQPDDHVRGKTDSKVYLITYGDYECPACNAWEPELLKIKEEYNDRVAFIFRNFPLTDKHINAFAAARAAEAASLQGKFWDMHDLLYARWSEWRGDNKSAQGKFENYADELGLDMAKFKSSYESEGVADRINSDLLSASKIGAQGTPTFLLNGKIIEPGGVTEGKAKIRQLLDEELAN, from the coding sequence ATGAATAAAAAATTTTGGATAATATTTGTAGTTTTAGTATTAGCAGTTTTTGGATATGCAATTTACTCCAGCAAAAAAAATGATAGCACCACAAGAAAAATCGCAGACCCATCTTTAGTACAACCGGATGATCATGTAAGGGGCAAGACAGATTCCAAGGTATACCTAATAACCTATGGAGATTATGAGTGTCCTGCATGTAACGCATGGGAACCTGAGCTATTAAAAATAAAAGAAGAATATAACGACCGGGTGGCTTTTATATTCAGAAATTTCCCTCTTACAGATAAGCACATTAACGCATTTGCAGCAGCAAGGGCGGCTGAGGCTGCATCCCTTCAGGGTAAGTTCTGGGACATGCATGACTTATTGTATGCACGATGGAGTGAATGGAGAGGCGATAATAAAAGCGCTCAAGGTAAATTTGAAAACTATGCTGATGAACTAGGGCTAGATATGGCTAAGTTCAAATCAAGCTATGAATCTGAAGGTGTTGCTGACAGAATAAACAGTGATCTATTATCAGCTTCTAAGATCGGAGCTCAAGGAACCCCTACGTTTTTACTAAATGGTAAAATAATCGAACCAGGTGGTGTTACAGAAGGAAAGGCTAAGATTCGACAATTGCTAGACGAAGAGCTCGCTAATTAA
- the nusA gene encoding transcription termination/antitermination protein NusA, translating into MKSLKLDQLSEAIKSLAQERNVPEETVFTAVENAFAAAWRRDKGERGQNVSAKFNINNGELEIFVNYEVVDEVEDELTQLTLEGAKKVDKNASIGSSVKEAQEVPEDFGRIAAQTAKQAIIQSLKESESKIMVDEYKDRVGTVIAASIQRVESRFVRVDLGRASALMPKEEQVPGERYNMGERLKFYIKEIDDEGRIPTMIVSRACPELVIELFKQEVPEISDGAVQIKGIARAAGLRTKVAVFTDIPGVDAAGTLIGGHGVRVKAVNAEIGDNERLDIVEWAEDPSEYIIRALSPAKIDRIELDESNKTAQVYVSEEEVRIAIGRGGANVRLAGELTGYEIDIIKPENTEKSPEQN; encoded by the coding sequence ATGAAAAGCTTAAAATTAGACCAGCTATCTGAGGCTATTAAGTCTTTAGCTCAAGAGCGCAACGTGCCAGAAGAAACAGTATTTACAGCTGTAGAAAACGCTTTTGCGGCAGCTTGGAGAAGAGATAAAGGAGAGCGCGGTCAAAACGTATCCGCAAAATTTAACATCAATAATGGTGAACTTGAAATCTTTGTTAATTATGAAGTCGTTGATGAAGTAGAGGATGAGTTAACTCAGCTTACTCTTGAAGGTGCTAAAAAGGTAGATAAAAATGCATCTATAGGAAGTAGCGTAAAAGAAGCTCAAGAAGTTCCAGAAGACTTCGGAAGAATAGCCGCTCAAACTGCCAAACAAGCGATTATACAGAGCTTGAAAGAGTCAGAGAGTAAAATAATGGTTGATGAATATAAAGACCGAGTTGGTACTGTAATCGCGGCAAGTATTCAAAGAGTTGAATCTCGTTTTGTAAGAGTAGACTTAGGCCGAGCCAGCGCTCTAATGCCAAAAGAGGAACAAGTTCCTGGTGAACGATATAACATGGGTGAAAGACTCAAGTTTTATATTAAAGAAATCGATGATGAGGGCAGAATCCCAACTATGATCGTATCTCGTGCATGCCCTGAACTTGTAATTGAATTATTTAAACAAGAGGTTCCAGAAATATCTGATGGGGCGGTTCAGATTAAAGGAATTGCTCGTGCTGCTGGTTTAAGAACAAAAGTAGCTGTCTTTACAGATATTCCAGGAGTTGACGCAGCAGGTACTTTGATAGGCGGTCATGGAGTTCGTGTTAAAGCAGTTAATGCAGAAATTGGAGATAACGAACGCTTAGATATAGTCGAGTGGGCTGAAGATCCTTCAGAATATATAATAAGAGCCCTTTCTCCTGCAAAAATTGACAGAATAGAGCTAGATGAATCAAACAAAACTGCTCAAGTTTATGTTTCTGAAGAAGAAGTTAGAATAGCAATCGGTCGAGGAGGAGCTAACGTCAGGTTAGCCGGAGAGCTTACAGGATACGAGATTGATATCATCAAACCAGAAAATACTGAAAAGAGTCCTGAGCAAAACTAA
- a CDS encoding TPM domain-containing protein, which produces MNRFKLNSLKVVVLAIVFVFLGFVNRTFALEVPKAPSSGYILDAANILSDEEELSLNNQIQTLKNESSNEIGIFTSSDLEGEDPAQFSVEVGRAWGIGTKKYNNGVIIIVSLTNPKKIFIGTGTGLEGALPDALTGQISRDEIAPKFKENKFFEGLTAGVSAISQATKGEYQAKEQPKKQNPDLIIFGIIIVLVIIQFLASIMASSKSWWLGGILGLIFSSIVAAITTSLLILIILSFVLIPLGLITDYFLSKNYKKHAERKKKDSNYIMPWYFGGGGSGGSGFGGGGGFSGGGFSGGGGFGGGGGGSSW; this is translated from the coding sequence ATGAATAGATTTAAGCTTAACTCATTAAAAGTTGTAGTCTTAGCTATTGTTTTTGTCTTCTTAGGTTTTGTGAATAGAACCTTTGCACTTGAGGTTCCAAAAGCTCCAAGTTCGGGGTATATTTTAGATGCAGCGAATATCCTATCCGACGAAGAGGAATTAAGCTTAAATAACCAAATTCAAACTTTGAAAAATGAAAGTTCAAATGAAATTGGTATTTTTACCTCTTCAGATTTAGAAGGTGAAGATCCTGCACAATTTTCCGTAGAAGTTGGTAGAGCTTGGGGAATAGGCACTAAAAAGTATAATAACGGAGTAATAATCATCGTTTCACTAACAAATCCTAAAAAAATATTTATCGGAACAGGAACTGGTCTTGAAGGTGCTTTACCAGATGCTTTGACAGGCCAAATCTCAAGAGACGAAATTGCGCCTAAGTTTAAAGAAAATAAGTTCTTTGAAGGTTTAACGGCAGGAGTTTCAGCAATATCTCAGGCAACTAAAGGAGAATATCAAGCCAAAGAGCAGCCAAAAAAACAGAATCCGGACCTTATCATCTTTGGAATCATTATTGTCCTAGTTATTATTCAGTTTCTTGCCAGTATTATGGCTAGCTCCAAGAGTTGGTGGTTAGGTGGGATCTTAGGCTTAATATTCTCTTCTATCGTCGCTGCAATCACCACTTCACTCTTAATCCTAATAATCTTAAGCTTTGTACTAATTCCACTAGGTTTAATAACAGATTATTTTTTATCAAAAAACTATAAAAAACATGCTGAGAGAAAAAAGAAAGATTCTAACTATATTATGCCTTGGTATTTCGGTGGAGGAGGTTCAGGAGGTTCTGGTTTCGGTGGAGGAGGCGGATTTAGTGGCGGGGGATTCTCGGGTGGAGGAGGCTTCGGAGGAGGTGGTGGAGGCTCCAGCTGGTAA
- a CDS encoding LemA family protein: protein MVKVKGKELNKKQTTWGIIALVLVVILLWVVAGYNSLVSADQKVESSFSTVDTQYQRRADLIPNLVNTVKGAADFEQETLTKVVEARSKATQITIDPTKATPQQLQDYQNAQGELSQALGRLLAVAESYPQLTATKSFQDLQVQLEGTENRIQTARVDYNNTLRAYNTKVKRFPTVILAGVFNFDQKPYFEAANGAENTPVVEF from the coding sequence ATGGTTAAAGTTAAAGGAAAAGAACTTAATAAGAAACAAACGACATGGGGAATAATAGCATTAGTCTTAGTGGTTATACTGCTATGGGTTGTAGCAGGATATAACAGCTTAGTTAGTGCAGATCAAAAAGTAGAAAGCAGTTTTTCTACAGTAGACACTCAGTATCAAAGAAGGGCTGATCTAATTCCAAATCTTGTCAACACAGTAAAAGGTGCAGCAGATTTTGAGCAGGAGACTTTAACAAAAGTTGTTGAAGCACGCTCTAAAGCAACTCAAATTACAATTGACCCAACAAAAGCCACTCCACAGCAACTTCAAGACTATCAAAACGCTCAAGGAGAATTAAGCCAAGCCCTCGGAAGACTCCTTGCAGTAGCTGAAAGTTACCCGCAATTAACAGCAACAAAGAGCTTCCAAGATCTTCAAGTTCAGCTCGAAGGAACTGAAAATAGAATCCAAACTGCCCGCGTTGATTACAACAATACCCTGAGAGCCTATAACACTAAGGTTAAGAGATTCCCAACTGTAATTCTTGCTGGAGTCTTTAACTTTGATCAAAAGCCATACTTTGAGGCAGCTAATGGAGCAGAGAACACTCCTGTTGTGGAGTTCTAA
- the sbcB gene encoding exodeoxyribonuclease I: MNFLFYDLETSGLHHGAHRPLQFAAVLTDQNLKEIKRVNWIIKLSPEILPLPEATLVTGISPQSTQSGLSEPEFLKKLHEELLLPDTVVTGYNTIVFDDEVMRYTLWRNFYDPYEWQWKDGRSRWDVITLVRMTRALRPEGINWPFKVDGTPTNVLGEVAKVNNLAHINAHDALSDVEVTLDIARLIKQKAPKLFDFLLNLKDKKIVESYLDLEAPKPIVHTTSRFPSENLQTSVIYPLCPTPGRAGGVLVYDLRHDPTEFLNLSPAQLKRLTYTKRNNLGQYEEARLPVKMVQFNKCPAIAPLEVLTPPAQKRINLSQQQINDNLKKLKKGLPAFAQKVYQAYKPEDGKFPPKEDPDLQLYDGFLPDVDRNQISAVRSAREKDLKSSNFAFQDPRLSKLFTLYKARNFPDSLSEAEKLEYIEYKNNKLINGSAGTPSLEVYLNNLDRLSKSKLSKKKLQLIDDLKEWAKLAQSDKI, from the coding sequence ATGAATTTTCTGTTTTATGACCTTGAGACTTCTGGATTGCACCACGGAGCCCATCGCCCACTACAATTTGCAGCTGTACTTACAGACCAAAATCTAAAAGAGATAAAAAGAGTAAACTGGATAATTAAGTTAAGTCCCGAAATCTTACCTCTTCCGGAAGCAACTTTAGTTACTGGTATAAGCCCGCAGTCCACTCAAAGTGGACTGAGCGAACCAGAATTTTTAAAAAAGTTACATGAAGAGTTGTTACTACCAGATACCGTAGTTACTGGTTATAATACTATAGTTTTTGATGATGAGGTCATGAGGTATACCTTGTGGAGGAACTTTTATGATCCATACGAGTGGCAATGGAAAGATGGACGTTCAAGATGGGACGTTATTACACTAGTAAGAATGACTAGAGCTTTGAGGCCAGAGGGTATAAATTGGCCATTTAAGGTTGATGGTACACCAACAAATGTTCTTGGAGAAGTTGCAAAAGTTAACAATTTAGCTCATATAAATGCTCATGATGCCTTAAGCGACGTCGAGGTAACTTTGGATATTGCTAGATTAATAAAACAGAAAGCCCCTAAATTGTTTGATTTTTTGCTCAACTTAAAAGATAAAAAAATAGTTGAAAGTTATTTAGACCTTGAGGCTCCCAAACCAATAGTGCACACAACTTCTCGATTTCCAAGCGAGAATTTGCAAACTAGTGTAATTTATCCTTTATGTCCAACTCCAGGTAGAGCAGGTGGAGTCTTAGTCTATGATCTTCGTCATGATCCAACAGAGTTTTTAAACCTCTCACCAGCCCAATTAAAAAGACTTACCTATACAAAGCGGAATAACTTAGGACAATATGAAGAAGCTAGATTGCCTGTAAAAATGGTTCAATTTAACAAATGCCCTGCTATTGCTCCACTAGAAGTATTAACTCCTCCTGCTCAAAAAAGAATTAACTTATCTCAACAGCAAATTAATGATAATTTAAAAAAATTAAAAAAGGGTCTCCCAGCTTTTGCCCAAAAAGTGTATCAGGCATATAAACCAGAAGATGGTAAATTCCCACCAAAAGAAGATCCTGATCTACAACTTTATGACGGATTTTTACCAGATGTTGATAGAAACCAAATATCAGCAGTAAGGTCAGCTCGAGAAAAAGATTTAAAATCTTCTAACTTTGCTTTCCAGGATCCAAGGTTATCAAAATTATTTACCTTGTATAAAGCACGTAATTTTCCCGACTCGCTTAGTGAAGCTGAGAAGCTTGAGTATATAGAGTACAAAAATAACAAATTAATTAATGGATCTGCAGGGACACCATCTTTAGAAGTGTATTTAAATAATTTAGATAGATTATCAAAGTCCAAACTATCCAAGAAAAAACTGCAACTTATTGATGATCTTAAAGAATGGGCAAAATTAGCTCAGAGCGACAAAATATAA